Within Hydrogenoanaerobacterium saccharovorans, the genomic segment TGTTGTATCGCCGCTGCTGCTTTTTGATTCAAAATGCTCTGTATTTACGTTTCTGTAAGTAACCTTGCCAAAGTCACTTTCTAACATTAGTTTTTCTGCTGTTATGTCGCTAAAATTACTCTCTCCGCTCGAAATTTCTGCGTCAATAATTTTTGCTGAGAGATTGCCGACCGTTAGTTTACCAAAATCGCATTCTATATTCAAATCCCCTTTTAAGGCGATTTTGGTACTATCTTTGATTTCAACATTACCCATATCTACATTTACAGTGATGAATTCAAGTTCATCCACAGGGAAATAAACGTTAACAAAGTTGTTTTGCTTACGGCTGAAAGGGATATTAAAAATGTTGAAATTGATAATATTCTCGCTTTGGCTGTGCCGAAATTGCAGCGTGCCGTTTTGCATAACGGTGCACGCAGGTTTGGGCTGGTTTGAGGGGAAAGCATACTCAACCTGATAGCGGTTTGAGGGGATAAGCCGTACATCGGCAAAGTCAACGTCAATATCAATTGCGGTAAAAGCACCGGTGTCTATCGTTTCTGTCATAGCGCTGCCTCCTTTTTGAGAATCAAATCCTTGATGCCAACCTGAGTTATTAAAATAAACACCAAGGTTACCTCCGCTTATGGCGTAAGCGGCAACAGCCATCAATGCGCCCAGTAAAATCATACTTGCCGATACAATTAAAACAATCATCGTACTCTTTTTCATAACGGTTTCCTCCTAACTACACGTTTGCTTATAAAGCGGGCAATTCCGCTAAAAGTTTCTTTGGTAAGCCACATCACCGGTAAAAACAGCAGCAAGCCGATACCTGCTGAAACCAATCCCACTCCCATGGCGCAAATTCCGGTGGGTACGTGCACCCCAAGCATAAACAGGCCTGCAACAAAGCCGGCAATTCCTGCCAAAATCAGTGCAAATACGAAACAGAAAAAAGCAAACGTCACTGCTACGGCTGCTACAACCATTGCCAGTGCAACGGCCGCAATGGCAACTGCAATCGGCAAGGCAATAGGTGAAGCAAACACCGCAAGAATGGCAATCCATACTGCAGAAAGCCCTTTTTTTGCTGTTTTGGGCGGATTGTACACTGCCAAATCCCTCACCATATATTCGGCTGTAATCTGCTGCGCTATTTTCATGGGGTCGCCTAACTCTTGCAGTACCTTTTGCTCGTTTTCCACGCCCGCATCGTCGAAGTATTCTGTGTAGTAACGTACGGCGTTTTCAATTTCTTCAGGCGGCAATTTTTTTAAACCTTCGCGAAGCCTCAGAAAAAAGTCAAGCCTTGTCATTCTCTATGCCTCCCAATATAATCTTATCCAATTTATTCTTATAGCAGATCCAATCTGTGATATACTGCCGATATTGTGTCTGTCCTTGCTCTGTGATGGAGTAATAGCGGCGATTTCTGCCTTGAAACGGTTGGTCGTAAGTTGTTAGGTGACCGTCTTTTTGCAAACGCCGCAGCACGGGGTACAGTGTAGAATCGGATATATCCATGACTTCGCGCACATTCTGAGTCAAAATATATCCATAGGTATCCCCGCGCGATAGTACAGCCAACACGCAGGCATCCAGCAGTGCTGCGCTCAGCCCGAAGGTCATATGGTATCACCTCTTAGTATTTATACGTTGTGTTATATTATATGACGTATAATATGGTTTGTCAATTAGTATATGCAAAATTTAAAAAATAAAAAAGGGCTATCCGTATGGATAGCCCTTTTTAAACACAGATTAACATTAGATAGCGCGTGTTACTTTACCGGAACGCAGGCAGCGGGTGCAAGCGTAAATGTGGCTGGGAGTACCGTTGACAATCGCCTTAATACGTTTCACATTAGGCTTCCAAGTTCTGTTGGAACGTCTGTGAGAATGAGAAACCTTAATGCCAAAAGTAACGCCTTTTCCGCAGATGTCGCATTTTGCCATAATATCTGCACCTCCTTACCGACCTAATTTTCTGGCTGTATATCATGCAGACAAGTGGTCTGCAAGGTTTTTCGCCTTTGATAGATTTAAATGCTGCAAATTCTAAACAGAATAGGCAGATTTATAAAGTCAACATTAGTATACTATCAGATTTACAGCATGAAATCAAGGGCTTTCGTAAAAATAGTGTGTCAAAATATGAATTTTTGGTAAAAATAAACCTCAAACAGCCAATTACCTTGTAATTATATCCTTTAAAAGGTATAATATAAAATTAGTATAGTAGCACAATTTTGCCAATTTACAAGTAAAATTGCGGGAGCGGCTCCCGTTTAAATGGCTAAAAAAAGTATGGAGTGAGTATTTTATGAGACTTAGCTTGCAAAGCATGTTTATCAGGCTTGTTATGCTGTTGGCGATTATGCCGATACACGAGTATGCGCATGCCCTTGTGGCATATAAATTGGGCGATAACACAGCCCGTTTTAACGGCAGAATGACGCTGAACCCCATGGCGCATCTGGATTTGTTCGGGAGTATCGCATTTATTTTAGCCGGTTTTGGCTGGGGCAAACCCGTGCCAATATACGGCAGCAACCTGCGCAAGCCCAAACGTGATATGGCGTTGGTGGCGCTTGCAGGGCCGGTGTCTAATGTATTGCTGGGCACGATTTTGGTGATTGTATATAAGGTGTTGGGTGTTGTATTTATGCAGGTTGGGTTTACAACGGGGCTTGCACGGGCAATTTTAGTTATTATTTTTACCCTTGCGCAAACCAGTGTGTATTGGGCGGTATTTAACCTCATTCCGGTTCCACCGTTGGACGGTTCGCGCTTGCTCGAATATATTTTGCCTCATTCTATTTATTACAAAATCGAGTATTATCAGCGTTATATCTACATTGCGCTGCTGGTACTGCTGTTTTCAGGCATTTTGATGGGCCCCATTGTGTTTGTATCAAACTTTATTATGAAGTTTATTCTTTTTATTACGAGTCCGCTGGATTTGCTCTTGAATTTATTTCTTTAAGGAGCAACTATGGAAAAACTGACATTTAAACTGGATCATTTTGAAGGTCCGCTTGATTTGCTGTTGTTTTTGATTTCTAAGCACAAGCTAAATATCTACGATATTGAAATTGCACAGCTGTTGGAACAGTACCTTTCTTACATTGATGAAGCGCAGTTTCAAAATATGGAGGTTGCGAGCGAGTTTTTGGAGATGGCGTCGCGCCTTGTATATATGAAGACAATTTCGCTGCTGCCAAAACATGAAGATGAGGAAGAATTGCTGAAACAAGAGCTTACAGGGCAGTTATTGGAATACCAGACCTGCAAGCAGGTAGCAGCTTTACTGGCACAGCAAAACCGCTCGGCCGATTTGTTTGTACGCGAACCTATGGAGCTGGAAGCAGACCTTACCTATACGTTAGTACACTCATCCAACGAGTTGATTCAAGCCTATTTAACTGCCATGGGCAAGGCTCAAAAGCGTATGCCACCCCCTGTAACAGCTTTTTCGGACATTGTAAAGCACCGTGTGGTAAGTGTTGCCTCTAAAATTATTTTTGTGCTCAAACGGCTTTACAAGTACCGACAGGTGCGTTTTGACAGCCTGTTTGCAGAAAGCGGGGACCGCAGCGAGCTGGTTGCCACTTTTTTAGCAGTGCTTGAACTGGTAAAGAACAAACGCATTGTTGTTTCAGATGATAATGAAAAAATTGCTTTTCGCAAAACGATTTAACAAAGGATGTATAACTTGTAAAAATGCCTGAAAGTTGGACAGGCTATCATTGTGTGATTGGAATTGGGTGAAATAATTTGCGATTAAACAAGATTGAAAAAATTGCTGAGGCAGTGCTGTTTGCCAGCGGAGAGCCGGTTTCGGCGGCTCGTTTGGCACAGGTGCTGGATTGTGATACCCCTGTGGCTTACAGCATTCTAGACCGTGTGCGCGACCACTACGACGAAAAAGAGGGCGCCGTGGAGATTTTAGTGCTGAACGACTGCTACCAGATGGTTACCCGTGAGGCGTACGCGCCCTACATCCGCTCGGCGCTTGAAATTAAGCGGAATCAGCCGCTGTCGCAGGCAGCCTTGGAAGTGCTGGCTATTATTGCATACAATCAACCGGTAACAAAAAGTTTTGTTGAACAAGTTCGCGGTGTAGACAGCGCAAGTGTTGTCAATACTCTAGTTGAAAAAGGCCTTGTGGAGGAGAAAGGCAGGCTGGAGCTGCCGGGCAAACCGGTCGCTTATGTTACCACCTCCAACTTTTTGCGTTGCTTCGGGCTGCAAAGCCTCGAGCAGCTGCCATCTCTGCCCTCTGAAGACAACGAGGAGGATACGGAAGAAAATGAGGTTGACGGCCAAGTCAGCTTTGATGAGCAAGAAGAGCATGATTGCTTGGCACTGGCCGGGGAGTTGAAATGACGGTGAAGGTATGACGGTTTTTTTGTGGATTGTGAGCGTACTGCTTTTTTTGCTTTGTATGCGTGTTTCGGTGTGGGTTTGCTGGGAAGAAAACGTGCAAATAACCATTGGGTATCTATTTTTTAAAATAGGGCTAAACAAACCCGAAAATGTCGAAAAAAGAACGAAAAAAGCAAAAAAGGAAGCAGAAAACCAACCGGATAAAGATGAAAAGCAGGCGGATAACAAGCCGCAGGCGCTAACCGATACGGTCGGTATTGTTCTTGACCTCGTGCGGTCTGCCACGGGCGGGGTGCGGATGATATTCCGTAATTTGCTGCTGAGTGACCTGACACTGCATATGACCGTTGCAGATGAAGACACCGCACAAACCGCTGTAAATTTCGGTAAAATCAGTGCCTATCTTTACGGAGCCTACGCCGCGCTTCAAAATTACATCCGCATGAAACGCATTACCTTGGATATTCAACCTGATTTTCTTTCGGACAAAGGCAGTTTTACCCTTTGTTTTCGCGTGCAGCTAACCCCTCTTGTTGTATTGGGTGCGGCATTGCGTATTGGAGTATCTTTTTTATGGAAAATGATAAAACGCGGGCTTGCAGCACAAGAGGGCAACCAGAAAGAACCGCAGCAGAGCAGTACGCAACCCAAAGAACAGCCCGCAGGCAAAGCTTAAATCGGCCGCAAATGCCGATTCACCACTAAAATATAAAGTAGTGCGGCCTATTGCCGCAAGGGGGTATTGTAATGAGCCAGAGTCAAGGGCACATCGAGGGAATACTCAATTCCTCTTTGGAAAATTTAAAAACACTGGTGGATGTAAATACGATTATTGGTGACCAGATTATTACGCCCGACGGTACCGTTGTTATTCCTGTATCAAAGGTAACTTTCGGGTTTGCATCGGGTGGGTCTGATCTGCCTACATCCAAACCAAAGGATATGTTCGGCGGGGGCAGCGGTGCGGGCGTAACTATCCAACCACTTGCGTTTTTGGTCATTTCGCCAAACGGTAATGTAAAAATGCTGCAGATGGAGAAGTTTGACGGCTCGGTTGACCGCGCGGTAAACATGGTGCCTGAGGTAATCGATAAAGTAGCATCGATGTTCAACAAACCAAAAAAATCAGCAGAATCGCCTGCTGCAAAACCTGCGGAATAAATTAAGCGCTGCCGCAGTATAGGACAACCGCTCCCTTGCATAGACATAAAATCGGGTGGGTGGTTATTATGGTTCAAAAAATGAGTCGATTTTGTGCTGTGCTGTTGGCTGTTTGTATGTTGATGACTATTCAAGCCTACGGTTTGGAAGTAAATGCAAAGGGAGCAGTGTTGGTAGAAGCACAAAGCGGCAGGGTTTTGTTTGGGCAAAACGAAAGAGAACGTTTGCCAATGGCAAGCACGACAAAAATTATGTCAGCGTTGCTTACACTCGAACAAAAAAATTTAGACGAATATTTTACAGTCGACCCAGACGCAATTCAGGTGGAAGGCTCCTCAATGGGGCTTTCAAAGGGCGATTCGGTAACATTGCGCATTCTAGCTGCGGGTATGCTGCTTTCTTCAGGCAACGATGCCGCCAACGCAGCGGCGGTGCACATTGCGGGCAGCCAGCAAGCGTTTGCCGAAATGATGAACAAGAGAGCCGAAGAACTTGGCATGAAAGATACTTCGTTTGTCACGCCCTCGGGGCTTGACCATGAAGGGCATTATTCTACGGCATACGATATGGCGATACTGGCGCAGGCAGCGCTAAAGAACGAGGCTTTTTCAGAGATTTGCTCGCAGTACCGTATGACATTGGAATATGGAGACCCGCCGTACAGACGCTGGTTAAAAAACCATAACCGATTGCTGAACGATTATAAGGGCGCTATAGGTGTTAAAACAGGCTTTACCAAAAAAGCAGGGCGATGCCTTGTTTCGTCTGCTCAAAGAGACGGTGTAACCCTGATTACCGTAACGCTTGCCTGCCCCGACGATTGGCGCGTGCATACAAAGCTTTTAGATTATGGATTTGAACAGCTGAAAAGTACAGATCTATCTGCCTTGCTGCCCCCGCTGGGGATTGCGGTTGGCGGAGGGGTGAAAAGCCATGTAAATCTAGAACCGCAAAGCAGCTTGACTGCTGCGTTGATTGATGGAGAACAAGACCGCGTAAAAGCAAAAATACTGCTGAACCCATTTGTACTCGCCCCTGTGAAAAAAGGCACATCAGCAGGTGAAGTGATTTTTACATTGGATGGTAAACCGCTGCGGAGCATACCGTTGTGTATTACCGAGGATATAGAGGCGCGCCCCATTACAGAAAAACAAAAAGGATTCTTTGACAAAATCAAAGACTTTTTTCATTATAAATAATCTTAGTACGAATTTATTATTGCAGAACAGGTAAATTAAAAGGCAATTCGTAACGGAAGGTGTTTGGTTGCGAATAACCTATCCGTCAGCAGTATAGGCGTAATGCCGCTGCTGTGCGGAAGTTAGCGGGCAGACCCCGCTTGAACTGCGGGAGCAGTGCAGAAAGGAAGTATATTATGGCAGAGAAAAAAGCAAATGACGGTATTCGCATCCAAAAGGTAATGGCAGAGAATGGTGTTGCCAGCCGAAGAAAATCTGAAGAAATGATTGAAGCGGGGCTTGTCACTGTAAACGGCAGAAAAGCAACCCTTGGGCAAAGGGTTAACCCCTACCGCGATGTGATTGCGGTTGATGGGCAAAAACTGCTTACCAACGTGAAAAAGCACCGCTATTATATTGCGTTAAACAAACCCCGCGGTTACGTTACCACCCTCAGCGATGAGATGGACCGTAAATGTGTAGCCGAGCTGGTTGAAAATGTACCCGAACGTGTCTATCCTATCGGCAGGTTGGATAGAAACTCCGAAGGGCTTTTGCTTTTTACCAATGACGGCGAATTCGCCAATCAAGTGATGCACCCGAAATTTCATATCAATAAAACCTATCGTGTCACCGTTCGCCCCGATATAAACGATAAACAAGCAATGCAGCTTGCCGAGGGCGTTGTGATTGATGGTGTAAAAACTGCGCCCGCTCAGGTGACGGTACTCACCAAAGAGCCCGGGCGCGTTGTCATGCAAATTGTTATTACCGAGGGCAGAAACCGTCAAATTCGTAAAATGTGCGAGGCGGTGGGGCTTGAAGTTGCCCGCCTAAAGCGGACAAGCATCGGGCCGGTACGGCTTGGAATGCTCAAGCCCGGTGACTGGCGCGAACTGACTGAACCGGAACTGAACGCGCTTGGGTCATCCATTCGCAGTGCGCAGCAGCAGGCTGAGGCAAAACCCAATTCACCTAAACACGATAAAAGTAAAGCACGCGGCAGTTGGGGCAGCGGTGGTCAACGCGCAGAAAAAAAGCCGAAAGAGAAGAGAACTTATAAAAAAGTAAAATAAAGGGGGATGCACGTTGATTGAGATTATAAAAACCGAAAATGAAGATGCTGTCCGCGGTTTTTGTGAATGCTCCAATCTCTTGTATGCCGATGATTTTGAGGCTTATACAGCAATTGACCGCAATGAAATGATAGGTTACTGCATCTTTCAGTTAAGAGATTTGCTCACCGTAGTTGACGCGAGAGCAAAAGAAGAATACGGGGCAGAACTTTGCGACGGGCTGGTGCGCGCAGTGCTGAACCATGCATGCAACAATGGAGTAAATACGGCGGTTTTTTCAGACCGATTTAATATTGAAACTTGGAAAAAGCTGCAAGCCTTTGGGCATAATGTCAAAACCGTCAAAGATATTGATAATTTTTTGACAAATTGTAAGAAATGCGCCCACTAAGCGGAAAAACGGTGTAAAATGTATTGTGCTAACAAAAATAACAGTGTATAATATAAACTGGTTACATTTTCGGATTTCTGTAAAAAATTGGGCTTTTTTTGTCTGATTATGCAGATGGAAATCGGAAAGTGAGGCGTTTTTTTGCGTTAACGGATTTGGTACCGTTTGTAAAAAAGCGATACACAGGTTCTAATTAATTTATGGTTTATAGAATGGAGGAAAAATGATGAGTGCTGATAGCAAATTGAACATCTTGGCAGGCGCTCGTGAAAAGGCGGTTAAGGCTTCTCCCGCCCGCGAGAGATTGGCTCTCCTTATGGACGAGGGCAGTTTTACCGAGCTTGATGCCTTTGCAAAAGCAGAGGGCGGCAGTGCAGGTGTTGTAACTGGTTACGGCGCTGTAGAGGGCACTACCGTATTTGCGTTTGCGCAGGATAAAACCGACGCAAACGGTGCAGTAGGCAAAGTGCAGGCTGCAAAAATTAGAAAAATCTATGAGCTGGCAGTTAAGACGGGTGCACCGGTTGTAGGTATCTACGATTCGTTCGGTGCATCTTTGAGAGAGGGCAATGACGCTCTGGCCGCATACGGCGAGATGTTGTTATGGAGCAACAATCTTTCCGGCGTGGTACCGCAAATTTCTGTTATTGCGGGTACTTGTGCAGGTACCGCTGCAATGATGGCAGCAAGCGCAGATTTGGTAGTAATGAGTGAAGATGCCGAGTTTTTCTTAACTCCGCCTTCTGTTGAAAAAGCAAACGGCACGATGGTAGAAGGTGCCGGCTCTGCTGCAAATGCGGCAAAAGCCGGTGTGGCACATGTCGTTGTAAAAACCGCCGAACAAGCAATTGCACAGGCAAAACACCTTGTTTCTATGCTTCCGCAAAACAACCTTTCTGCATTGCCTATCTTTGATTTTGCTGCAAAAGCGGATACAGAGGCTGTATTGAGAGCTGCCTGCGAAAGTGGCGAGCTTGATGCAGCGGCAATTGTTGAAAACGTATTTGATGACGGCAGCGTGGTAGAGCTGATGCCCGATTACGGCAGCAAAGGTGCTTACATTGCACTTGCTACCATGGGTGGGTTCACCTGCGGCGTTGCAGCTACAAAAGGCGGGCCTCTTTGCAGAAAGAACTGCAAAAAGCTTGCTTTGCTGATGCAGCTTTGCGATGCATACCAAATCCCGGTAGTAACTTTTGTAAACGTAAGCGGGTTCTTACCCGATGCCGAGGCTGAACTTGCAGGACTTGCAAAATATGCTGCAACACTGGCGCATGTTTACGCAGAAGCCACTACACCGAAAATTGCTGTGATTACCGGTAAGGCTTACGGCCCTGCATACATTGCACTGGCGGGCAAAAACGCCAACGCCGATATTGCTTTGGCATGGCCTTCTGCAATTATTTCTGCATTGGAGCCGGCTACGGCAGCTGCAATTTTGCATGCCGATGACGTGAGTGCCGATAAAGATATGGCTGCTATTACGGTAGAGTACATTGCAAAACAGGCAAGCCCCTATAAGGCATGTGAGGACGGTTATGTAGACGATGTAATTGACCCTGCCAATACCCGCAATGCCCTTATTTCTGCTTTGGATATGCTTTCGGGCAAGAGAGTAAGCAAGCTGCCTAAAAAGCACAGCAACATGCCTTTGTAATAACCTGAATTATTAAAAAACGGGCGTTTTGAGCCGCCTTTTGTATAAATAATTATAACGAGGAGGATTTATCGTGAAAAGAATGAAAGTAACCGTTAACGGTAGAGCATATGACGTACAGGTTGAAGAATTAGGTGCAGATGCACCGGCTGTAGTTACCGCACCGGCGCCCGCCGCAGCACCCGCTCCCGTGGCAGCACCGGCTCCGGCTCCGGCTCCTGCACCCGCAGCACCTGTGGCTGCACCGTCTGCAGCAGCAGGCTCTATTAAAATCAATGCGCCTATGCCCGGTACAATCGTAGGCGTTAAAGTTTCTGCCGGACAAAAAGTTTCTAAGGGCGATGTTTTGGTTGTTCTTGAGGCAATGAAGATGGAAAACGACATCATGGCTCCGCAGGACGGCACCGTTACCGCTGTTCATGTTGCTCAGGGCGCAAGCGTGAACTCGAACGATTTAGTCGTTTCGATGGAAGGCTAAGCAAGATACCCTGTAAAATAACTACGAACGGCTCTGTCCGAATGACAAGCGGCGGTGTAGACGCCGCAGAAAGGGGTGCCAATATGGCGAAATTAAAAATTACCGAAACCGTGCTTCGTGACGCTCATCAGTCGCTGATAGCAACCCGTATGAGCATGGACGAGATGTATGATATTCTGCCCGCAATGGATGAAGTTGGCTTTTATTCCGCAGAGGTTTGGGGTGGTGCAACTTTTGATGCGTGCATTCGTTTTTTGGATGAAGACCCATGGGAGAGACTCAGAATTATCCGCAAGAGAATGCCCAACACAAAGCTGCAAATGCTTTACAGAGGCCAGAATATGCTTGGCTACCGCCATTATGCAGACGATTTGGTGGAGTATTTTGTGCAGAAATCGGTTGCAAACGGCATTGATATTTTGAGAATTTTTGATGCACTCAACGACATTAGAAATCTCGAGGCTTCGATTAAAGCCACCAAAAAAGAAGGCGCACATTTACAGGCTGCCATCTCTTATACCACCAGCCCTGTTCACAATCTGGAGTATTTCGTGAAATACGCAAAAGATTTGGAGAATGCAGGTGCCGACTCGATTTGCATTAAGGATATGGCGGGTCTTATCAACCCCACCACAGCACCCGAGCTGGTAAAGGCACTGAAAGAAACAGTTAAAATCCCTGTGCAGCTGCACACTCATTACACTTCCGGTTTGGCGTCCATGGCTTGCTACAAAGCAGTTGAGGCAGGCTGTGATGTAATTGATACCGCGATGTCTCCTCTGGCACTGGGTACCAGCCACCCCGCTACCGAGTCGATGGTTGCCGCATTTAAAGGCACACCGTACGATACGGGGCTTGACCTGAAAAAACTCGACGTAGTTCGTGCTCACTTTGCAAAGCTGCGTGAAAAATACTTAGCAAACGGTTTGCTCAGCCCCAAAGTAATGGGTGTTGACGCAAACACCTTGCTTTATCAGGTGCCGGGCGGTATGCTTTCCAACCTTGTTTCTCAGC encodes:
- a CDS encoding DUF4097 family beta strand repeat-containing protein, yielding MKKSTMIVLIVSASMILLGALMAVAAYAISGGNLGVYFNNSGWHQGFDSQKGGSAMTETIDTGAFTAIDIDVDFADVRLIPSNRYQVEYAFPSNQPKPACTVMQNGTLQFRHSQSENIINFNIFNIPFSRKQNNFVNVYFPVDELEFITVNVDMGNVEIKDSTKIALKGDLNIECDFGKLTVGNLSAKIIDAEISSGESNFSDITAEKLMLESDFGKVTYRNVNTEHFESKSSSGDTTVQACRLGNAVFESDFGRITAERSTAEGLKIDSSSGDVNLSGAFTGVINISSDFGKVTLTTASPREHYSLDLSTDFGKIQVDNDNFKGSVLQNSGAPNSISIDNSSGSITVKFQ
- a CDS encoding DUF1700 domain-containing protein, which gives rise to MTRLDFFLRLREGLKKLPPEEIENAVRYYTEYFDDAGVENEQKVLQELGDPMKIAQQITAEYMVRDLAVYNPPKTAKKGLSAVWIAILAVFASPIALPIAVAIAAVALAMVVAAVAVTFAFFCFVFALILAGIAGFVAGLFMLGVHVPTGICAMGVGLVSAGIGLLLFLPVMWLTKETFSGIARFISKRVVRRKPL
- a CDS encoding PadR family transcriptional regulator; protein product: MTFGLSAALLDACVLAVLSRGDTYGYILTQNVREVMDISDSTLYPVLRRLQKDGHLTTYDQPFQGRNRRYYSITEQGQTQYRQYITDWICYKNKLDKIILGGIENDKA
- the rpmB gene encoding 50S ribosomal protein L28, producing MAKCDICGKGVTFGIKVSHSHRRSNRTWKPNVKRIKAIVNGTPSHIYACTRCLRSGKVTRAI
- a CDS encoding site-2 protease family protein yields the protein MRLSLQSMFIRLVMLLAIMPIHEYAHALVAYKLGDNTARFNGRMTLNPMAHLDLFGSIAFILAGFGWGKPVPIYGSNLRKPKRDMALVALAGPVSNVLLGTILVIVYKVLGVVFMQVGFTTGLARAILVIIFTLAQTSVYWAVFNLIPVPPLDGSRLLEYILPHSIYYKIEYYQRYIYIALLVLLFSGILMGPIVFVSNFIMKFILFITSPLDLLLNLFL
- a CDS encoding segregation and condensation protein A; its protein translation is MEKLTFKLDHFEGPLDLLLFLISKHKLNIYDIEIAQLLEQYLSYIDEAQFQNMEVASEFLEMASRLVYMKTISLLPKHEDEEELLKQELTGQLLEYQTCKQVAALLAQQNRSADLFVREPMELEADLTYTLVHSSNELIQAYLTAMGKAQKRMPPPVTAFSDIVKHRVVSVASKIIFVLKRLYKYRQVRFDSLFAESGDRSELVATFLAVLELVKNKRIVVSDDNEKIAFRKTI
- the scpB gene encoding SMC-Scp complex subunit ScpB, producing the protein MRLNKIEKIAEAVLFASGEPVSAARLAQVLDCDTPVAYSILDRVRDHYDEKEGAVEILVLNDCYQMVTREAYAPYIRSALEIKRNQPLSQAALEVLAIIAYNQPVTKSFVEQVRGVDSASVVNTLVEKGLVEEKGRLELPGKPVAYVTTSNFLRCFGLQSLEQLPSLPSEDNEEDTEENEVDGQVSFDEQEEHDCLALAGELK
- a CDS encoding DUF2953 domain-containing protein; the protein is MTVFLWIVSVLLFLLCMRVSVWVCWEENVQITIGYLFFKIGLNKPENVEKRTKKAKKEAENQPDKDEKQADNKPQALTDTVGIVLDLVRSATGGVRMIFRNLLLSDLTLHMTVADEDTAQTAVNFGKISAYLYGAYAALQNYIRMKRITLDIQPDFLSDKGSFTLCFRVQLTPLVVLGAALRIGVSFLWKMIKRGLAAQEGNQKEPQQSSTQPKEQPAGKA
- the ytfJ gene encoding GerW family sporulation protein translates to MSQSQGHIEGILNSSLENLKTLVDVNTIIGDQIITPDGTVVIPVSKVTFGFASGGSDLPTSKPKDMFGGGSGAGVTIQPLAFLVISPNGNVKMLQMEKFDGSVDRAVNMVPEVIDKVASMFNKPKKSAESPAAKPAE
- a CDS encoding D-alanyl-D-alanine carboxypeptidase family protein is translated as MVQKMSRFCAVLLAVCMLMTIQAYGLEVNAKGAVLVEAQSGRVLFGQNERERLPMASTTKIMSALLTLEQKNLDEYFTVDPDAIQVEGSSMGLSKGDSVTLRILAAGMLLSSGNDAANAAAVHIAGSQQAFAEMMNKRAEELGMKDTSFVTPSGLDHEGHYSTAYDMAILAQAALKNEAFSEICSQYRMTLEYGDPPYRRWLKNHNRLLNDYKGAIGVKTGFTKKAGRCLVSSAQRDGVTLITVTLACPDDWRVHTKLLDYGFEQLKSTDLSALLPPLGIAVGGGVKSHVNLEPQSSLTAALIDGEQDRVKAKILLNPFVLAPVKKGTSAGEVIFTLDGKPLRSIPLCITEDIEARPITEKQKGFFDKIKDFFHYK
- a CDS encoding pseudouridine synthase; amino-acid sequence: MAEKKANDGIRIQKVMAENGVASRRKSEEMIEAGLVTVNGRKATLGQRVNPYRDVIAVDGQKLLTNVKKHRYYIALNKPRGYVTTLSDEMDRKCVAELVENVPERVYPIGRLDRNSEGLLLFTNDGEFANQVMHPKFHINKTYRVTVRPDINDKQAMQLAEGVVIDGVKTAPAQVTVLTKEPGRVVMQIVITEGRNRQIRKMCEAVGLEVARLKRTSIGPVRLGMLKPGDWRELTEPELNALGSSIRSAQQQAEAKPNSPKHDKSKARGSWGSGGQRAEKKPKEKRTYKKVK
- a CDS encoding acyl-CoA carboxylase subunit beta, whose product is MMSADSKLNILAGAREKAVKASPARERLALLMDEGSFTELDAFAKAEGGSAGVVTGYGAVEGTTVFAFAQDKTDANGAVGKVQAAKIRKIYELAVKTGAPVVGIYDSFGASLREGNDALAAYGEMLLWSNNLSGVVPQISVIAGTCAGTAAMMAASADLVVMSEDAEFFLTPPSVEKANGTMVEGAGSAANAAKAGVAHVVVKTAEQAIAQAKHLVSMLPQNNLSALPIFDFAAKADTEAVLRAACESGELDAAAIVENVFDDGSVVELMPDYGSKGAYIALATMGGFTCGVAATKGGPLCRKNCKKLALLMQLCDAYQIPVVTFVNVSGFLPDAEAELAGLAKYAATLAHVYAEATTPKIAVITGKAYGPAYIALAGKNANADIALAWPSAIISALEPATAAAILHADDVSADKDMAAITVEYIAKQASPYKACEDGYVDDVIDPANTRNALISALDMLSGKRVSKLPKKHSNMPL
- a CDS encoding biotin/lipoyl-containing protein; translated protein: MKRMKVTVNGRAYDVQVEELGADAPAVVTAPAPAAAPAPVAAPAPAPAPAPAAPVAAPSAAAGSIKINAPMPGTIVGVKVSAGQKVSKGDVLVVLEAMKMENDIMAPQDGTVTAVHVAQGASVNSNDLVVSMEG
- a CDS encoding oxaloacetate decarboxylase subunit alpha produces the protein MAKLKITETVLRDAHQSLIATRMSMDEMYDILPAMDEVGFYSAEVWGGATFDACIRFLDEDPWERLRIIRKRMPNTKLQMLYRGQNMLGYRHYADDLVEYFVQKSVANGIDILRIFDALNDIRNLEASIKATKKEGAHLQAAISYTTSPVHNLEYFVKYAKDLENAGADSICIKDMAGLINPTTAPELVKALKETVKIPVQLHTHYTSGLASMACYKAVEAGCDVIDTAMSPLALGTSHPATESMVAAFKGTPYDTGLDLKKLDVVRAHFAKLREKYLANGLLSPKVMGVDANTLLYQVPGGMLSNLVSQLKQAGKEDQFEDVLKEIPNVRKDSGYPPLVTPTSQIVGTQAVFNVIMGERYKMVTKEFKGLVRGEYGRTPAPIDPEFRKKIIGDDKPIDCRPADLLEPEVEKMKAELPAKYNEQEEDVLTWAMFPQVAPKFFESRRQKKYGIDGEHLDAENGVHPV